From one Macaca nemestrina isolate mMacNem1 chromosome 5, mMacNem.hap1, whole genome shotgun sequence genomic stretch:
- the LOC105487574 gene encoding putative T-complex protein 10A homolog isoform X3, with the protein MLEGQLEVGEPEEGTHPEDPCLGAGAAMEKTAAAAEVPREDGNAGEMPPLQQQITRLHQELGRQESLWADVHRKLQNHIDALRKQNLELREELRDLKRQQWEARKKPVARPHAGRESHTLAWELAFGKISPLPVDEETMPKYICHKSQSATVLGQRSSSNNLTPPKPMSLKTERINLGKTPPQEDREKGPPGRHQDGSPTPTGRPTSGAERWGVSEDGKVMHPSSRSPQNSSGRKSPVQASQAATLQEQTAAAGGADRSSSVLESSEGRFLSHVEADELTGSSPNIEELQNLPVNPPPSLETAQPMDTKMKKEEVQEEKRHPNGKGPVSLSQFPGALHAAPSRQATGR; encoded by the exons ATGCTGGAGGGTCAGCTCGAGGTCGGGGAGCCCGAGGAGGGCACCCACCCAGAAGACCCATGCCTGGGAGCTGGGGCTGCCATGGAGAAGACAGCTGCGGCCGCCGAGGTCCCCAGGGAGGATGGCAACGCCGGGGAGATGCCG CCATTACAACAGCAGATCACCAGACTCCACCAAGAGCTCGGGAGACAGGAGTCTCTGTGGGCTGATGTTCACAGAAAACTCCAGAATCATATAGATGCTTTGAGGAAGCAGAACCTGGAGCTCCGAGAAGAGCTGAGAGATCTGAAGAGGCAGCAATGGGAAGCCAGGAAGAAACCTGTAGCACGCCCACACGCAGGGCGAGAATCACACACTCTG GCATGGGAACTCGCTTTTGGAAAAATTTCACCTCTGCCAGTTGATGAGGAGACGATGCCCAAATACATTTGCCACAAGAGTCAGAGTGCCACTGTCCTGGGACAAAGGTCGTCATCTAACAACTTAACTCCTCCAAAG CCAATGAGTTTAAAGACAGAAAGAATTAACTTGGGGAAAACACCACCACAGGAAGATAGAGAGAAAGGTCCTCCCGGGAGACATCAAGACGGAAGTCCGACACCCACTGGAAGGCCGACTTCCGGTGCAGAAAGATGGGGGGTGTCTGAAGATGGAAAG GTAATGCACCCATCTTCCCGAAGTCCACAGAACTCCAGTGGCAGAAAATCACCAGTGCAGGCTTCCCAGGCCGCCACACTGCAGGAGCAGACGGCAGCAGCTGGAGGAGCTG ACAGAAGCTCATCAGTCTTAGAGAGTTCCGAAGGCAGATTTCTCAGCCACGTTGAAGCTGACGAGTTGACCGGTTCTTCCCCAAACATTGAAGAGCTGCAG AATCTTCCTGTAAACCCACCCCCTTCCCTAGAAACAGCACAGCCCATGGAcactaagatgaaaaaggaggaAGTACAGGAAGAAAAACGACATCCAAATGGCAAGGGTCCAGTTTCCCTGAGTCAATTTCCAGGAGCTCTGCATGCTGCTCCCTCCAGACAGGCCACGGGGCGCTGA
- the LOC105487574 gene encoding putative T-complex protein 10A homolog isoform X6 codes for MLEGQLEVGEPEEGTHPEDPCLGAGAAMEKTAAAAEVPREDGNAGEMPPLQQQITRLHQELGRQESLWADVHRKLQNHIDALRKQNLELREELRDLKRQQWEARKKPVARPHAGRESHTLAWELAFGKISPLPVDEETMPKYICHKSQSATVLGQRSSSNNLTPPKPMSLKTERINLGKTPPQEDREKGPPGRHQDGSPTPTGRPTSGAERWGVSEDGKVMHPSSRSPQNSSGRKSPVQASQAATLQEQTAAAGGADRSSSVLESSEGRFLSHVEADELTGSSPNIEELQKQHSPWTLR; via the exons ATGCTGGAGGGTCAGCTCGAGGTCGGGGAGCCCGAGGAGGGCACCCACCCAGAAGACCCATGCCTGGGAGCTGGGGCTGCCATGGAGAAGACAGCTGCGGCCGCCGAGGTCCCCAGGGAGGATGGCAACGCCGGGGAGATGCCG CCATTACAACAGCAGATCACCAGACTCCACCAAGAGCTCGGGAGACAGGAGTCTCTGTGGGCTGATGTTCACAGAAAACTCCAGAATCATATAGATGCTTTGAGGAAGCAGAACCTGGAGCTCCGAGAAGAGCTGAGAGATCTGAAGAGGCAGCAATGGGAAGCCAGGAAGAAACCTGTAGCACGCCCACACGCAGGGCGAGAATCACACACTCTG GCATGGGAACTCGCTTTTGGAAAAATTTCACCTCTGCCAGTTGATGAGGAGACGATGCCCAAATACATTTGCCACAAGAGTCAGAGTGCCACTGTCCTGGGACAAAGGTCGTCATCTAACAACTTAACTCCTCCAAAG CCAATGAGTTTAAAGACAGAAAGAATTAACTTGGGGAAAACACCACCACAGGAAGATAGAGAGAAAGGTCCTCCCGGGAGACATCAAGACGGAAGTCCGACACCCACTGGAAGGCCGACTTCCGGTGCAGAAAGATGGGGGGTGTCTGAAGATGGAAAG GTAATGCACCCATCTTCCCGAAGTCCACAGAACTCCAGTGGCAGAAAATCACCAGTGCAGGCTTCCCAGGCCGCCACACTGCAGGAGCAGACGGCAGCAGCTGGAGGAGCTG ACAGAAGCTCATCAGTCTTAGAGAGTTCCGAAGGCAGATTTCTCAGCCACGTTGAAGCTGACGAGTTGACCGGTTCTTCCCCAAACATTGAAGAGCTGCAG AAACAGCACAGCCCATGGAcactaagatga
- the LOC105487574 gene encoding putative T-complex protein 10A homolog isoform X5, giving the protein MLEGQLEVGEPEEGTHPEDPCLGAGAAMEKTAAAAEVPREDGNAGEMPPLQQQITRLHQELGRQESLWADVHRKLQNHIDALRKQNLELREELRDLKRQQWEARKKPVARPHAGRESHTLAWELAFGKISPLPVDEETMPKYICHKSQSATVLGQRSSSNNLTPPKPMSLKTERINLGKTPPQEDREKGPPGRHQDGSPTPTGRPTSGAERWGVSEDGKVMHPSSRSPQNSSGRKSPVQASQAATLQEQTAAAGGADRSSSVLESSEGRFLSHVEADELTGSSPNIEELQVESSCKPTPFPRNSTAHGH; this is encoded by the exons ATGCTGGAGGGTCAGCTCGAGGTCGGGGAGCCCGAGGAGGGCACCCACCCAGAAGACCCATGCCTGGGAGCTGGGGCTGCCATGGAGAAGACAGCTGCGGCCGCCGAGGTCCCCAGGGAGGATGGCAACGCCGGGGAGATGCCG CCATTACAACAGCAGATCACCAGACTCCACCAAGAGCTCGGGAGACAGGAGTCTCTGTGGGCTGATGTTCACAGAAAACTCCAGAATCATATAGATGCTTTGAGGAAGCAGAACCTGGAGCTCCGAGAAGAGCTGAGAGATCTGAAGAGGCAGCAATGGGAAGCCAGGAAGAAACCTGTAGCACGCCCACACGCAGGGCGAGAATCACACACTCTG GCATGGGAACTCGCTTTTGGAAAAATTTCACCTCTGCCAGTTGATGAGGAGACGATGCCCAAATACATTTGCCACAAGAGTCAGAGTGCCACTGTCCTGGGACAAAGGTCGTCATCTAACAACTTAACTCCTCCAAAG CCAATGAGTTTAAAGACAGAAAGAATTAACTTGGGGAAAACACCACCACAGGAAGATAGAGAGAAAGGTCCTCCCGGGAGACATCAAGACGGAAGTCCGACACCCACTGGAAGGCCGACTTCCGGTGCAGAAAGATGGGGGGTGTCTGAAGATGGAAAG GTAATGCACCCATCTTCCCGAAGTCCACAGAACTCCAGTGGCAGAAAATCACCAGTGCAGGCTTCCCAGGCCGCCACACTGCAGGAGCAGACGGCAGCAGCTGGAGGAGCTG ACAGAAGCTCATCAGTCTTAGAGAGTTCCGAAGGCAGATTTCTCAGCCACGTTGAAGCTGACGAGTTGACCGGTTCTTCCCCAAACATTGAAGAGCTGCAGGTAG AATCTTCCTGTAAACCCACCCCCTTCCCTAGAAACAGCACAGCCCATGGAcactaa
- the LOC105487574 gene encoding putative T-complex protein 10A homolog isoform X1, protein MLEGQLEVGEPEEGTHPEDPCLGAGAAMEKTAAAAEVPREDGNAGEMPPLQQQITRLHQELGRQESLWADVHRKLQNHIDALRKQNLELREELRDLKRQQWEARKKPVARPHAGRESHTLAWELAFGKISPLPVDEETMPKYICHKSQSATVLGQRSSSNNLTPPKPMSLKTERINLGKTPPQEDREKGPPGRHQDGSPTPTGRPTSGAERWGVSEDGKVMHPSSRSPQNSSGRKSPVQASQAATLQEQTAAAGGADRSSSVLESSEGRFLSHVEADELTGSSPNIEELQVGRAPSESCAITTFPDTSQKEPSADKKMTVIQFSNGDVKKVKPDQRVIYYHANAQMTRTTYPDGLEVVQFPNKQTEKFYPDGSKEIVFPDGTVKHLKDGQEETLFPDGTIVRVERNGDKTIVLSNGQKEIHTAQFKRRECPDGTIKTVYCSGCQETKHASGRVKIKDEAGNIILDEKQMSPQHAASHGKCQLQFFAKTDEN, encoded by the exons ATGCTGGAGGGTCAGCTCGAGGTCGGGGAGCCCGAGGAGGGCACCCACCCAGAAGACCCATGCCTGGGAGCTGGGGCTGCCATGGAGAAGACAGCTGCGGCCGCCGAGGTCCCCAGGGAGGATGGCAACGCCGGGGAGATGCCG CCATTACAACAGCAGATCACCAGACTCCACCAAGAGCTCGGGAGACAGGAGTCTCTGTGGGCTGATGTTCACAGAAAACTCCAGAATCATATAGATGCTTTGAGGAAGCAGAACCTGGAGCTCCGAGAAGAGCTGAGAGATCTGAAGAGGCAGCAATGGGAAGCCAGGAAGAAACCTGTAGCACGCCCACACGCAGGGCGAGAATCACACACTCTG GCATGGGAACTCGCTTTTGGAAAAATTTCACCTCTGCCAGTTGATGAGGAGACGATGCCCAAATACATTTGCCACAAGAGTCAGAGTGCCACTGTCCTGGGACAAAGGTCGTCATCTAACAACTTAACTCCTCCAAAG CCAATGAGTTTAAAGACAGAAAGAATTAACTTGGGGAAAACACCACCACAGGAAGATAGAGAGAAAGGTCCTCCCGGGAGACATCAAGACGGAAGTCCGACACCCACTGGAAGGCCGACTTCCGGTGCAGAAAGATGGGGGGTGTCTGAAGATGGAAAG GTAATGCACCCATCTTCCCGAAGTCCACAGAACTCCAGTGGCAGAAAATCACCAGTGCAGGCTTCCCAGGCCGCCACACTGCAGGAGCAGACGGCAGCAGCTGGAGGAGCTG ACAGAAGCTCATCAGTCTTAGAGAGTTCCGAAGGCAGATTTCTCAGCCACGTTGAAGCTGACGAGTTGACCGGTTCTTCCCCAAACATTGAAGAGCTGCAG GTAGGACGGGCACCGAGCGAAAGTTGTGCCATCACCACCTTCCCCGACACCAGCCAGAAGGAGCCGAGCGCAGATAAGAAGATGACCGTCATCCAGTTTTCTAACGGCGACGTGAAGAAGGTCAAACCCGATCAGAGAGTG ATTTACTATCATGCAAATGCTCAGATGACGCGCACGACCTACCCTGATGGTTTGGAAGTTGTGCAGTTTCCTAACAAGCAGACAG AAAAATTCTACCCCGATGGCTCCAAAGAAATTGTGTTTCCCGACGGGACAGTGAAACATCTCAAGGATGGACAGGAAGAGACCTTATTTCCTGATGGGACAATCGTAAGGGTGGAAAG GAATGGCGACAAAACCATTGTGCTCAGCAACGGGCAGAAAGAAATCCACACGGCCCAGTTCAAGAGAAGGGAGTGCCCAGATGGCACCATCAAGACTGTGTATTGCAGCGGCTGTCAGGAAACCAAGCACGCCTCCGGGAGGGTTAAGATCaaagatgaagctggaaacatcaTCCTGGATGAGAAGCAGATGAGCCCTCAACACGCAGCGTCACATGGGAAATGCCAATTGCAGTTTTTTGCTAAAACAGACGAAAACTAA
- the LOC105487574 gene encoding putative T-complex protein 10A homolog isoform X7 yields MLEGQLEVGEPEEGTHPEDPCLGAGAAMEKTAAAAEVPREDGNAGEMPPLQQQITRLHQELGRQESLWADVHRKLQNHIDALRKQNLELREELRDLKRQQWEARKKPVARPHAGRESHTLAWELAFGKISPLPVDEETMPKYICHKSQSATVLGQRSSSNNLTPPKPMSLKTERINLGKTPPQEDREKGPPGRHQDGSPTPTGRPTSGAERWGVSEDGKVMHPSSRSPQNSSGRKSPVQASQAATLQEQTAAAGGADRSSSVLESSEGRFLSHVEADELTGSSPNIEELQVVLS; encoded by the exons ATGCTGGAGGGTCAGCTCGAGGTCGGGGAGCCCGAGGAGGGCACCCACCCAGAAGACCCATGCCTGGGAGCTGGGGCTGCCATGGAGAAGACAGCTGCGGCCGCCGAGGTCCCCAGGGAGGATGGCAACGCCGGGGAGATGCCG CCATTACAACAGCAGATCACCAGACTCCACCAAGAGCTCGGGAGACAGGAGTCTCTGTGGGCTGATGTTCACAGAAAACTCCAGAATCATATAGATGCTTTGAGGAAGCAGAACCTGGAGCTCCGAGAAGAGCTGAGAGATCTGAAGAGGCAGCAATGGGAAGCCAGGAAGAAACCTGTAGCACGCCCACACGCAGGGCGAGAATCACACACTCTG GCATGGGAACTCGCTTTTGGAAAAATTTCACCTCTGCCAGTTGATGAGGAGACGATGCCCAAATACATTTGCCACAAGAGTCAGAGTGCCACTGTCCTGGGACAAAGGTCGTCATCTAACAACTTAACTCCTCCAAAG CCAATGAGTTTAAAGACAGAAAGAATTAACTTGGGGAAAACACCACCACAGGAAGATAGAGAGAAAGGTCCTCCCGGGAGACATCAAGACGGAAGTCCGACACCCACTGGAAGGCCGACTTCCGGTGCAGAAAGATGGGGGGTGTCTGAAGATGGAAAG GTAATGCACCCATCTTCCCGAAGTCCACAGAACTCCAGTGGCAGAAAATCACCAGTGCAGGCTTCCCAGGCCGCCACACTGCAGGAGCAGACGGCAGCAGCTGGAGGAGCTG ACAGAAGCTCATCAGTCTTAGAGAGTTCCGAAGGCAGATTTCTCAGCCACGTTGAAGCTGACGAGTTGACCGGTTCTTCCCCAAACATTGAAGAGCTGCAGGTAG TTCTCAGTTGA
- the LOC105487574 gene encoding T-complex protein 10A homolog 1 isoform X2 — protein sequence MLEGQLEVGEPEEGTHPEDPCLGAGAAMEKTAAAAEVPREDGNAGEMPPLQQQITRLHQELGRQESLWADVHRKLQNHIDALRKQNLELREELRDLKRQQWEARKKPVARPHAGRESHTLAWELAFGKISPLPVDEETMPKYICHKSQSATVLGQRSSSNNLTPPKPMSLKTERINLGKTPPQEDREKGPPGRHQDGSPTPTGRPTSGAERWGVSEDGKVMHPSSRSPQNSSGRKSPVQASQAATLQEQTAAAGGADRSSSVLESSEGRFLSHVEADELTGSSPNIEELQVGRAPSESCAITTFPDTSQKEPSADKKMTVIQFSNGDVKKVKPDQRVKNSTPMAPKKLCFPTGQ from the exons ATGCTGGAGGGTCAGCTCGAGGTCGGGGAGCCCGAGGAGGGCACCCACCCAGAAGACCCATGCCTGGGAGCTGGGGCTGCCATGGAGAAGACAGCTGCGGCCGCCGAGGTCCCCAGGGAGGATGGCAACGCCGGGGAGATGCCG CCATTACAACAGCAGATCACCAGACTCCACCAAGAGCTCGGGAGACAGGAGTCTCTGTGGGCTGATGTTCACAGAAAACTCCAGAATCATATAGATGCTTTGAGGAAGCAGAACCTGGAGCTCCGAGAAGAGCTGAGAGATCTGAAGAGGCAGCAATGGGAAGCCAGGAAGAAACCTGTAGCACGCCCACACGCAGGGCGAGAATCACACACTCTG GCATGGGAACTCGCTTTTGGAAAAATTTCACCTCTGCCAGTTGATGAGGAGACGATGCCCAAATACATTTGCCACAAGAGTCAGAGTGCCACTGTCCTGGGACAAAGGTCGTCATCTAACAACTTAACTCCTCCAAAG CCAATGAGTTTAAAGACAGAAAGAATTAACTTGGGGAAAACACCACCACAGGAAGATAGAGAGAAAGGTCCTCCCGGGAGACATCAAGACGGAAGTCCGACACCCACTGGAAGGCCGACTTCCGGTGCAGAAAGATGGGGGGTGTCTGAAGATGGAAAG GTAATGCACCCATCTTCCCGAAGTCCACAGAACTCCAGTGGCAGAAAATCACCAGTGCAGGCTTCCCAGGCCGCCACACTGCAGGAGCAGACGGCAGCAGCTGGAGGAGCTG ACAGAAGCTCATCAGTCTTAGAGAGTTCCGAAGGCAGATTTCTCAGCCACGTTGAAGCTGACGAGTTGACCGGTTCTTCCCCAAACATTGAAGAGCTGCAG GTAGGACGGGCACCGAGCGAAAGTTGTGCCATCACCACCTTCCCCGACACCAGCCAGAAGGAGCCGAGCGCAGATAAGAAGATGACCGTCATCCAGTTTTCTAACGGCGACGTGAAGAAGGTCAAACCCGATCAGAGAGTG AAAAATTCTACCCCGATGGCTCCAAAGAAATTGTGTTTCCCGACGGGACAGTGA
- the LOC105487574 gene encoding putative T-complex protein 10A homolog isoform X4, whose amino-acid sequence MLEGQLEVGEPEEGTHPEDPCLGAGAAMEKTAAAAEVPREDGNAGEMPPLQQQITRLHQELGRQESLWADVHRKLQNHIDALRKQNLELREELRDLKRQQWEARKKPVARPHAGRESHTLAWELAFGKISPLPVDEETMPKYICHKSQSATVLGQRSSSNNLTPPKPMSLKTERINLGKTPPQEDREKGPPGRHQDGSPTPTGRPTSGAERWGVSEDGKVMHPSSRSPQNSSGRKSPVQASQAATLQEQTAAAGGADRSSSVLESSEGRFLSHVEADELTGSSPNIEELQVETAQPMDTKMKKEEVQEEKRHPNGKGPVSLSQFPGALHAAPSRQATGR is encoded by the exons ATGCTGGAGGGTCAGCTCGAGGTCGGGGAGCCCGAGGAGGGCACCCACCCAGAAGACCCATGCCTGGGAGCTGGGGCTGCCATGGAGAAGACAGCTGCGGCCGCCGAGGTCCCCAGGGAGGATGGCAACGCCGGGGAGATGCCG CCATTACAACAGCAGATCACCAGACTCCACCAAGAGCTCGGGAGACAGGAGTCTCTGTGGGCTGATGTTCACAGAAAACTCCAGAATCATATAGATGCTTTGAGGAAGCAGAACCTGGAGCTCCGAGAAGAGCTGAGAGATCTGAAGAGGCAGCAATGGGAAGCCAGGAAGAAACCTGTAGCACGCCCACACGCAGGGCGAGAATCACACACTCTG GCATGGGAACTCGCTTTTGGAAAAATTTCACCTCTGCCAGTTGATGAGGAGACGATGCCCAAATACATTTGCCACAAGAGTCAGAGTGCCACTGTCCTGGGACAAAGGTCGTCATCTAACAACTTAACTCCTCCAAAG CCAATGAGTTTAAAGACAGAAAGAATTAACTTGGGGAAAACACCACCACAGGAAGATAGAGAGAAAGGTCCTCCCGGGAGACATCAAGACGGAAGTCCGACACCCACTGGAAGGCCGACTTCCGGTGCAGAAAGATGGGGGGTGTCTGAAGATGGAAAG GTAATGCACCCATCTTCCCGAAGTCCACAGAACTCCAGTGGCAGAAAATCACCAGTGCAGGCTTCCCAGGCCGCCACACTGCAGGAGCAGACGGCAGCAGCTGGAGGAGCTG ACAGAAGCTCATCAGTCTTAGAGAGTTCCGAAGGCAGATTTCTCAGCCACGTTGAAGCTGACGAGTTGACCGGTTCTTCCCCAAACATTGAAGAGCTGCAGGTAG AAACAGCACAGCCCATGGAcactaagatgaaaaaggaggaAGTACAGGAAGAAAAACGACATCCAAATGGCAAGGGTCCAGTTTCCCTGAGTCAATTTCCAGGAGCTCTGCATGCTGCTCCCTCCAGACAGGCCACGGGGCGCTGA